A window of the Bacteroides thetaiotaomicron VPI-5482 genome harbors these coding sequences:
- a CDS encoding rod shape-determining protein, with translation MGLFSFTQEIAMDLGTANTIIITNGKIVVDEPSVVALDRRTDKMIAVGEKAKLMHEKTHENIRTIRPLRDGVIADFYACEQMMRGLIKQVNTRNHLFSPSLRMVIGVPSGSTEVELRAVRDSAEHAGGRDVYLIFEPMAAAIGIGIDVEAPEGNMIVDIGGGSTEIAVISLGGIVSNNSIRIAGDDLTADIQEYMSRQHNVKVSERMAERIKINVGAALTELGDDAPEDYIVHGPNRITALPMEVPVCYQEVAHCLEKSISKVETAILSALENTPPELYADIVHNGIYLAGGGALLRGLDKRLTDKINIPFHIAEDPLHAVAKGTGVALKNVDRFSFLMR, from the coding sequence ATGGGATTATTCTCTTTTACACAAGAAATAGCGATGGACTTGGGGACAGCCAATACCATCATCATCACAAACGGGAAAATTGTGGTGGATGAGCCTTCGGTTGTGGCCTTGGATCGCCGTACAGATAAGATGATCGCCGTTGGGGAAAAGGCGAAGTTGATGCACGAAAAGACCCACGAAAATATACGTACTATTCGTCCGTTGAGGGATGGAGTGATCGCCGACTTCTATGCTTGCGAGCAAATGATGCGCGGTTTGATTAAGCAGGTAAATACTCGTAATCACTTGTTTTCGCCGTCACTTCGTATGGTGATCGGTGTACCGTCGGGAAGTACGGAAGTAGAACTCCGTGCCGTTCGTGACTCAGCCGAGCATGCCGGTGGGCGTGACGTCTATCTGATATTCGAACCGATGGCTGCGGCAATCGGTATCGGTATTGATGTAGAAGCGCCCGAAGGAAACATGATCGTGGATATAGGTGGTGGGTCTACGGAAATTGCCGTTATCTCTTTGGGAGGTATCGTTTCCAACAACTCTATCCGTATCGCCGGTGATGATCTGACTGCGGATATCCAGGAATACATGAGCCGTCAGCATAATGTGAAAGTCAGCGAACGTATGGCAGAACGTATTAAGATCAACGTAGGTGCCGCACTGACCGAGCTTGGCGATGACGCTCCGGAAGATTACATCGTTCATGGACCGAACCGTATCACAGCTCTTCCGATGGAAGTGCCCGTATGTTATCAGGAAGTGGCTCACTGTCTGGAGAAATCCATCTCCAAGGTTGAAACAGCCATCTTGAGTGCATTGGAAAATACGCCGCCCGAACTGTATGCGGATATTGTACACAACGGTATTTATCTTGCCGGTGGTGGTGCATTGCTTCGCGGACTGGACAAGCGTTTGACAGATAAAATTAACATACCTTTCCACATTGCTGAAGATCCTTTGCACGCAGTAGCCAAAGGTACGGGTGTGGCATTAAAGAATGTAGACCGTTTCTCTTTCTTGATGAGATAA
- the mreC gene encoding rod shape-determining protein MreC, with translation MRNLINFLLKYNYWFLFIVLEVASFVLLFRFNNYQQSTFFTSANVVVGAVYEVSGGISSYFHLKSVNADLLDRNMVLEQQITNLEKALREHQVDSVTVNSIKEIPLTDYQLFKAHVIKNSLNQADNYITLDQGSSSGIRPEMGVVDGNGIVGIVYETSSSYSLVISVLNSKSNISCKIVGSDYFGYLKWEHGDSRYAYLKDLPRHAEFNLGDTVVTSGFSTVFPEGIMVGTVDDMSDSHDGLSYLLKIKLATDFGKVSDVRVIARNGQQEQKELENKAVK, from the coding sequence ATGCGGAATTTAATAAACTTCCTTTTGAAATACAATTACTGGTTCCTCTTCATCGTATTAGAGGTAGCCAGTTTTGTTTTGTTATTTCGGTTCAACAACTATCAGCAGAGTACTTTTTTTACATCTGCCAATGTCGTTGTGGGGGCAGTTTATGAAGTTTCGGGAGGAATAAGCTCTTATTTCCATCTCAAATCGGTCAACGCAGACTTGCTGGATCGTAATATGGTGCTCGAACAGCAGATCACTAATCTGGAAAAGGCGTTGCGGGAGCATCAGGTTGATTCGGTCACTGTAAACAGCATCAAGGAGATACCTCTGACAGATTATCAGTTGTTCAAGGCACACGTCATTAAGAACAGTCTGAATCAGGCGGATAATTATATAACGCTCGATCAGGGTTCTTCTTCCGGCATCCGTCCCGAAATGGGAGTGGTGGACGGAAACGGAATAGTGGGCATTGTCTATGAAACCTCCTCTTCGTATTCACTCGTGATTTCGGTATTGAACAGCAAGTCAAATATTAGTTGCAAGATTGTCGGAAGTGACTACTTTGGTTATCTGAAGTGGGAGCATGGAGATTCCCGTTATGCGTATCTGAAAGATTTGCCTCGTCATGCAGAGTTTAATCTGGGTGATACGGTGGTGACAAGCGGCTTCTCTACCGTATTCCCTGAAGGAATCATGGTAGGAACAGTCGATGATATGTCCGACTCGCACGACGGATTGTCTTATTTGCTGAAAATCAAGTTGGCTACCGATTTCGGCAAGGTGAGTGATGTGCGGGTGATAGCCCGGAACGGTCAGCAGGAACAGAAAGAACTGGAAAATAAGGCTGTGAAATAA
- the mreD gene encoding rod shape-determining protein MreD codes for MIITYIHRIGWFIGLVLLQVLILNNVHIAGYATPFLYIYFILKFASGTSRNELMLWAFFFGLTIDIFADTPGMNAAATVLLAFLRPSLLRLFTPRDNLDSIIPSFKSMGITPFLKYTTASVFVHSLALLSIEFFSFTSIWLLLLRVISCTLLTLTCILAVEGIRR; via the coding sequence ATGATAATTACCTATATACATAGAATCGGATGGTTTATCGGGCTGGTACTTCTTCAGGTACTGATCCTGAATAACGTACATATTGCCGGATATGCTACTCCCTTTCTCTACATTTACTTTATACTGAAATTCGCTTCCGGAACTTCCCGGAATGAGTTGATGTTGTGGGCTTTCTTCTTCGGACTAACCATTGATATCTTTGCCGATACTCCGGGGATGAATGCTGCGGCAACCGTGCTGCTGGCTTTCCTTCGTCCGTCCTTGCTGCGCCTGTTTACTCCGCGTGACAATCTGGACAGTATCATCCCTTCTTTCAAGAGCATGGGCATCACTCCTTTCCTGAAATATACCACGGCAAGTGTTTTTGTCCATAGCCTGGCATTACTCAGCATTGAGTTCTTCTCATTTACCAGCATCTGGCTGTTGTTATTGCGGGTGATTTCGTGCACCCTTCTGACTTTAACCTGCATTCTTGCTGTAGAAGGAATAAGGAGATAG